The genomic segment ACCGCGCTTGGATGATCCGCAGTTTTGCGCTTGCCCTCTCGGCCATTACCTTGCGTGCCTGGAAATGGATCTTGGTCGGCCTGTTTGAACCCCGCCCGATGCACGTGTACATGCTTATCGCGTGGCTCGGTTGGACGCTGAACCTTCTTGTTGCAGAAATCATCATTCGAAAAATAAAACAATGAAAAAGACCCTGTTCTACTCCTTTTTGAGCCTCGCGGTTCTTGCCGGATGCGCGGACAAGTCCTCCGAATCCACCTCCGGTACCGCTGCGGCGACTGGCGATTCGGTAGCCTCGACCGCCTCGACCGCAGAAACGGCCTCCTCTGCAAAAGTCGATGAGACAGCTGAATTAGGCTGCTACGTCGGCGAATTCGTAGCTGAGAAATTCCAGAAAGGAAAGAACCCAAGCCATAGCAACCGCATCAACATCTCAATCGATGAACTGAGCGATTACAAGGTGAAGGGCCACAGCGTCGTCGCTGGAAATTCCCGTCCGTTTTCAGGCACTTACGACATCAAGGAAGACGGAAGCTACACGATCGAGGCCGCAGAGCCCGGCGATGACAAGTACGACGGCAAATTCTCCTTTGTATTGGATCCGGCTTCGCGTACCGTCAGGGGCACTTGGGTTGCCAACGACCCCAAACTCGCGGTGACCGAACGCAGCTACGACCTCATTTACAAGACCTTCAAGTATGATCCCGACGCCGAATTGCCCGAAGAGGTAGGTTGGGCAGATCTTTATTCGACCGTTCCCGATCCCGAATGGCAGCGTGCCGAGCGCACCACCGATGAAGTCACCAAATACAATGCTTCGAAGGTCAAGCTCAAGAAGGAGGACGTCGAAAACATGTACAAAAGCGACATGGAAATCCTGCGCAATTCGATTTATGCGCGGCACGGCTACAGCTTCAAAACCCGCAAAATGCGTTATGTTTTTGACACCTACGTCGATTGGTACATTCCGATGAGCACCGATGTTTCCAAGGAATTGACCCCACTCGAGCAAGAAAACATCGCCTTGCTCAAGCGCTATGAGCAGCATGCCGAGACCTATTATGATACGTTTGGGAGGTAGGAAGCTGAATTGATATGAATGCAGACGGCTCGAATCGGAAGCAAAATGCTCTGTGCGCCATTGCAGCTTAAATTTCGCCTCACCCCCGCCCCTCTCCACAAGTTCGCTTGACGCGAATTTGTGGAGAGCGGTGCCGTCAAGGGTGCAATTTGTGCCTAGGCCTGTCGTAATCCCTGCCGTATTCCAATACCCATTACGGCCCCCCTCTCCGCGATTTTTCCGCAAGAAAAAAACGTGGAGAGGGGCGGGGGTGAGGCGACGACGTTGGCCGAACCTCTCACTTTTCATCTACGAAAATCGATTTCCAGGGCTGAATCCTATGCGAATTTTCCTGTTGGCAATGTTTTTTGCCCTCACCTTCACCACCTCGCCCGCGCAGCGCAATCTCACATTGCACCTTTTCGCCCCGGGCTTGCCCGACACGACAAAAGTATATGTCGCCGGCAATGCCGAAGCCCTCGGCGGATGGAATCCCGGCAAGGTAATGTTGCAGTTTCAAGGCCAATCCAATTGGAAACTGGTCGTACAGCTCCCTGACAATTCGCCCGTCGAATACAAATACACGCTCGGAAGTTGGGAGAAGGAAGGGCTGGATGCGCAAGGAAAGGTGCGGACCAATTTCAAGATCACCGACCCGGCGCAGACGGTGGCATTCGACACCATCACACGTTGGCTGGATGGGAAGCGCGCAAGACCTTCGGGAAAGGTCACCGGCGAACTGCATTACCACCGCGATGTACAGCCTGTGGGATTGGCAAAACGCGACGTCGTGGTTTGGTTGCCTCCGGGTTATGCGGAGAATTCCAAGCGACGTTATCCCGTGCTGTACATGCACGACGGGCAAAATCTATTTGATCCCGCGACGAGCAGCTTCGGGGTGGATTGGCAGGTGGATGAGACCTGTGACAGCCTGATGCGGGCTGGCAAAATTCCGCCAATGATCGTCGTGGGCGTGTACAACAGCAGCGACCGCCGCGCCGAATACAGCCCCGGCGAAAAAGGAACGGCCTACGTCCACTTCTTGATCCACCAACTCAAGCCGTTGATCGACAGTGTTTACCGCACCGATCCGAGACAGAAGTCCACCTATACCGGCGGTTCGTCGATGGGCGGGCTGATTTCGTTTATGCTGGTTTGGGAGCATTCGGATGTGTTTTCGAAGGCGATCTGCATGTCGCCGGCCTTTCAGTTTTTGCAGTTTGATTATTTGCCGACGGTGAATCAAGACCAAGGAAAGCGCCGCAAGGCCGTTTGGTACATCGACAACGGCGGAAAAGGCTTGGAAATCACGCTGCAACCGGGCATCGATGCGATGCGCAAGGCCTTGGTCGACAAAGGCTACCGCGAAGGCAAGGACTTTTTCTGGGTCATCGATCCGGAGGCCGAGCATTTCGAATCCGCCTGGGCCAAACGGATGCCAAAGGCACTGGAATTGCTGTTGGGCAGGTGAAGCATAGTCTTTGAAATTCTTGCCACGAAGACACGAAGGCACGAAGAAATGCATGTCAACTTTGTGTCTTTGTGTCTTCGTGGCCAATAAAAAAAACAAGCAATTCACCGAATACAAGCCAAAAGCGCAGCCTCGAGGGCGGGCATATCCGGCGAAGAGGCACTGAGAATGTACCGTTTTTGCTGACCGTTTTCTTCTGTCAGAATCGTGCCTGAACAGTTGTTGCAGAGTTCGCGGTGGAAGACTTTGTTGTCGATGGCCGCATTGAATGCCGAGACCAAATGCATGTATTCTTGGTCGGAAAGGGCCTTTTCCAACTGCTGGGGTGCCGTCGCGGTTGCACCCAACGAGGACTTCCCGTTGTTGGAAAATAGCAGTCGGGGCCCCTCATCGAGTAGTTCGAATACATTTCCTATTTTGTCGCTGTAGCGATACATAAGCAAGCGTTGAAGGTCCGACTAGAATAAATTTAGGCCAAATTCGGGAAAAAGACAAATCCAAGGATGAACGCAACATGAAAAGTAAATGCTCAAATCCCTCCAACTTTTCACTTTTAGCTTTTCACTTTTCACTTCTAACTCAGTCTTCGTTCCAAATGAATCCATCCACTTGACCCAGCGCAGGCGCCTGAAGACCAAGGGCCATTGAGCATCAGCACACCTTTCACCCAATTCGGCCGAAGTTTGTAATCCTTGAGGCACCAATAGGCATAGGACCAGAGATTTTGGCGTTTGATGCCGAGTTCGCGAAATTCCACGCTACCCTCTGGGGCCCATTCGCCAACCAAATCCATGACACCCAAAATATGCGTGCTATCCTCCATGTTGATTTGCGCTTCGCCTACCAATTCATCTCCATCGACCTCCAAATTCAGCCTGAAATGATACCTTTCCGCCAAACCACGCGGCTTTTGGGTGATATAACCGACCCATTCGCCCGCCATATCTTCCCGGGTTTGGGCGAAAAGCGGAAAAGCATTGGCAAACAATAGGACAAGCAACAAAACAATCGTACGATTCATAGAATCTCCCTGATTTTGACCAAAGAACGCGAAGCAGGCCCATTGGTTACAGGTTATTTCGGATTGGCCTGTCCCAGAGGAACAAAGGCAACAAAAAACTGCCCCGAATTTCCTACATTTAGCCTCAAAGTGCCCTTGCAATGCGAGAATCCAAACTTTGTCAGCATTTGTTGCAGTTGCCCGAACCGATGCGCAAGCAATTTCGGCTGTACTTGGCTTCGCCCTATTTTAATCCACTGCCGCGGTTTGTCGACTTGTTGGACATTCTCGAAAACCATTTGCTCAAGTACAAATCCCGGAACATGACCGAAGAGGCCGTTTGGGTGCTGTACTTTCCCAAAAACCCATTCGACCGCAACAAACTCCGGAAGGATTGCACCGCGTTGCTCAAACTTTTGGTTGCATTTTTGAGTCAAGCTGCTTTTGACCTCGACCGCCCGCAGCAATTTTCGTTGCTCATTCGTCAGTTGAATGCTTTGGAATTGCATCCCTATTTCAAGGCGTATGCAGAGGAGGCTGACGAAGTCTTGAAGGAAGCCGAGGCGAATGGAAAACCCGTGTTTGGCATTGTGGCAGACATCGGACTCGAACATTACCGCAATGACCTGTCCCAAAATTTCCGCAATTCGGATGTCGATCTCGGCAAATTGATTGATGCTGCCGAACTGGATTATTGCATTCGGAAGATGGAATTGCTGTATGCGAAGCTCAATCATTGGATCGTTACGGCAAAGGGGCAACGCAGGCAGGAGGAGGCTTTTTTAGAGCTTGTTGGACGCCGATTGGCAGACCTTCCCGCGCAAACCAAAATGTATTACCATCTCTACGAATGCACGCGCGAAGCCACGGCGGAATCCCATTTCCATGCCTTTCGCGAACTGCTGCGCGGGATGCAGCCCTCCCCCAATCAGGCCGATATGTACCTCGCGGCATTGAATTATTGTGCGCGGAGACTCAACGTGGGCCGTTCGGATTACCTTTCTGAAACCCATTTTTTGCACCGCGAAATGTTGGATCTCGGCCTGATGGCGCCCGTTCTGAATCAGATTTCGCCCAATTTCAAGAATGCGGTCGTCGTTGCGGCACGATTGGGCGAAGTTGCCTGGGCCAGAAAGTTGGTTGATTCCTTCGAAGACACCCTGTGTTTACCCCAAAATCTCAACGCGAAACAATTCGCCGAGGGCATCATCGCCTTTCATGAGGGGAATTTGCAACAGGCAGAACCT from the Bacteroidota bacterium genome contains:
- a CDS encoding YARHG domain-containing protein; the protein is MKKTLFYSFLSLAVLAGCADKSSESTSGTAAATGDSVASTASTAETASSAKVDETAELGCYVGEFVAEKFQKGKNPSHSNRINISIDELSDYKVKGHSVVAGNSRPFSGTYDIKEDGSYTIEAAEPGDDKYDGKFSFVLDPASRTVRGTWVANDPKLAVTERSYDLIYKTFKYDPDAELPEEVGWADLYSTVPDPEWQRAERTTDEVTKYNASKVKLKKEDVENMYKSDMEILRNSIYARHGYSFKTRKMRYVFDTYVDWYIPMSTDVSKELTPLEQENIALLKRYEQHAETYYDTFGR
- a CDS encoding histidine kinase, producing the protein MRIFLLAMFFALTFTTSPAQRNLTLHLFAPGLPDTTKVYVAGNAEALGGWNPGKVMLQFQGQSNWKLVVQLPDNSPVEYKYTLGSWEKEGLDAQGKVRTNFKITDPAQTVAFDTITRWLDGKRARPSGKVTGELHYHRDVQPVGLAKRDVVVWLPPGYAENSKRRYPVLYMHDGQNLFDPATSSFGVDWQVDETCDSLMRAGKIPPMIVVGVYNSSDRRAEYSPGEKGTAYVHFLIHQLKPLIDSVYRTDPRQKSTYTGGSSMGGLISFMLVWEHSDVFSKAICMSPAFQFLQFDYLPTVNQDQGKRRKAVWYIDNGGKGLEITLQPGIDAMRKALVDKGYREGKDFFWVIDPEAEHFESAWAKRMPKALELLLGR